From a region of the Methanobrevibacter ruminantium genome:
- the cas2 gene encoding CRISPR-associated endonuclease Cas2: MNVLVSFEIKFKTNRERLIGILKHFAFKRIQENLYFGDIDYDELFMMQTDIMENIREYDSIIMIPICQSCYDKTNTFGRNLSFVEDLYRIF, from the coding sequence ATGAATGTTTTAGTTTCTTTTGAAATAAAGTTCAAGACGAATAGGGAAAGATTAATAGGCATATTAAAGCACTTTGCATTTAAGCGAATTCAGGAAAATCTGTATTTTGGCGATATTGATTATGATGAGCTGTTTATGATGCAAACAGATATTATGGAGAATATAAGGGAATATGATAGCATTATCATGATTCCAATATGCCAATCCTGCTATGATAAGACCAATACATTTGGCAGGAACTTAAGTTTTGTAGAAGATTTGTATAGGATTTTTTGA
- a CDS encoding nicotinate phosphoribosyltransferase, whose protein sequence is MIENNICLLTDSYKLTHHYLYPKGTERIYSYLESRSGAEFNKTIFYGLQYILKKYLEGSVVSEEKVLEAEKIVDAHIAPGIFNTDDWMYIAQELDGKLPVEIKAVPEGTPVNVGNALMTIENTDKHAYWLPNYLESLLLQVWYPSTIATLSAEVKKLCNFYLDITGSSKDNLNFMLHDFGYRGASSTESSRLAGSANLLSFSGTDTVPALAIPTNYYNSNEIQGFSVQATEHSVMTAMGPEGEMDQAINVVQNAHDGILSIVIDSYNYKNFLENACIKGHDLNDEIITFLNKTEGNKVVFRPDSGEPISTTIDCLEIIERGFGSQENSKGYKTFKANIGLLWGDGLDYHKIRDILFGIKAQGWAAENLIFGMGGGLHTAVNRDTQRNAFKCSAQLRNGEWIDIFKKPLDSSKKSKKGRFKLLINDDFEFKTVPKDAEGEDQLRTVFKDGELLIDENFEEIKNRTENYNKYPVKS, encoded by the coding sequence ATGATTGAGAATAATATATGCCTATTGACAGACAGCTATAAACTCACCCATCACTACTTATACCCAAAAGGCACTGAAAGGATTTATTCTTATCTTGAAAGCAGAAGTGGTGCAGAGTTTAACAAAACTATTTTTTATGGACTGCAATACATCCTCAAGAAATACCTTGAAGGCAGTGTAGTAAGTGAAGAAAAAGTATTGGAAGCGGAGAAAATCGTAGATGCACATATTGCACCAGGAATCTTCAACACTGATGATTGGATGTACATTGCACAGGAACTTGATGGAAAACTCCCTGTTGAAATAAAAGCGGTTCCAGAAGGAACACCAGTTAATGTAGGCAATGCATTGATGACTATAGAAAATACAGACAAGCATGCATACTGGTTGCCTAATTATCTTGAATCACTCCTTCTTCAAGTATGGTACCCATCAACTATTGCAACATTATCTGCAGAAGTTAAAAAGCTTTGCAATTTTTATTTGGATATAACAGGATCATCTAAAGACAATCTTAACTTTATGTTGCATGATTTCGGTTATCGTGGAGCAAGTTCAACTGAATCATCAAGATTAGCCGGTTCAGCTAATTTATTAAGCTTTTCAGGTACAGATACTGTACCAGCACTTGCAATACCTACAAACTATTACAATAGCAATGAGATTCAAGGATTTTCAGTTCAGGCAACTGAACATAGTGTAATGACTGCAATGGGTCCGGAAGGTGAAATGGACCAAGCAATAAACGTTGTCCAAAATGCTCATGATGGAATATTGTCAATTGTAATCGACAGCTACAACTATAAGAATTTCTTGGAAAATGCATGCATTAAAGGACATGACCTGAATGATGAAATCATTACCTTCCTAAACAAAACTGAAGGAAACAAGGTAGTGTTCAGACCAGACAGTGGAGAACCTATCTCAACAACAATCGATTGTCTTGAAATAATTGAAAGAGGATTTGGAAGCCAAGAAAATTCCAAAGGATATAAAACATTCAAAGCAAATATAGGCCTTCTTTGGGGAGATGGTTTGGATTATCATAAAATCAGAGACATACTCTTTGGCATAAAGGCTCAAGGATGGGCTGCTGAAAACCTTATCTTTGGAATGGGTGGAGGATTGCATACTGCCGTAAACAGAGACACCCAAAGAAATGCATTCAAATGTTCTGCCCAACTTAGAAATGGGGAATGGATTGACATATTCAAAAAGCCATTGGACAGCAGCAAAAAATCCAAAAAAGGAAGATTCAAATTGTTAATAAATGATGATTTTGAGTTTAAAACTGTTCCAAAAGATGCTGAAGGTGAAGATCAATTAAGAACTGTATTTAAAGATGGGGAATTATTGATTGATGAAAACTTTGAAGAAATTAAAAATAGAACTGAAAACTATAACAAGTATCCAGTTAAATCATAA
- the cas1 gene encoding CRISPR-associated endonuclease Cas1, translating to MKILIEGYNKSIHKRDNQILIKEKDDELEKINIKIIDDITIIGRGSVTFDALRLISDNNIPLMSIDYFGKINYILEYPKYENIFLRKKQYEFSENHQGLSISREIIRSKLLNQRFTIRTLNKSKSIEDVKFHENKINESVKSLDKLRFGPNVNVSNAKNKIMGIEGNASTYYWMAISEILPDDVKFYQRVNRFPDDITNAMLNYGYAILASEVTKHLVLNRLDPYCGFLHFDRDRRTSLTFDLIEEFRQQLVDKVVFSLINTGQITNDDLDKRNDSISLEKRKLIIAKILDKVNSKINFEGENLTYGEIIDKQAQKIVNSLVNDKEYNGFYLRW from the coding sequence ATGAAGATACTAATTGAAGGCTACAATAAGTCAATTCATAAGCGTGATAATCAGATATTGATTAAGGAAAAGGATGATGAGCTTGAAAAGATCAATATAAAAATAATTGATGATATAACGATTATTGGAAGGGGCTCTGTAACTTTTGATGCTTTAAGGCTTATTTCAGATAACAATATTCCCTTGATGTCAATTGATTATTTCGGTAAGATAAACTATATTCTCGAATATCCAAAATATGAGAATATCTTCTTAAGGAAAAAGCAGTATGAATTCAGTGAAAATCATCAGGGACTATCCATTTCACGAGAAATAATAAGGTCTAAGCTTCTTAATCAAAGGTTCACCATTCGGACTTTAAACAAATCAAAAAGCATAGAGGATGTTAAGTTTCATGAAAACAAAATCAACGAGTCTGTAAAAAGTTTGGATAAATTAAGGTTTGGTCCAAATGTCAATGTATCCAATGCAAAAAATAAGATTATGGGTATTGAAGGAAATGCCTCAACCTATTATTGGATGGCAATAAGTGAAATCTTGCCTGATGATGTTAAATTCTATCAAAGGGTCAATAGATTTCCAGATGATATTACCAATGCAATGCTGAATTACGGATATGCCATACTTGCCAGTGAAGTAACTAAACATTTGGTTCTCAATCGTTTAGACCCATATTGTGGATTTCTGCATTTTGATAGGGATAGAAGAACCAGCTTGACTTTTGATTTGATTGAGGAGTTCAGACAGCAACTGGTTGACAAGGTTGTTTTTTCTTTAATAAATACGGGTCAAATAACAAATGATGATTTGGATAAAAGAAATGACAGCATAAGCTTGGAAAAAAGAAAGTTGATAATTGCAAAGATATTGGATAAGGTGAATTCCAAAATAAATTTTGAGGGAGAGAATTTAACTTATGGTGAGATAATTGATAAGCAAGCTCAAAAGATTGTAAATTCTTTAGTCAATGATAAAGAGTATAATGGGTTTTATTTGCGTTGGTAA